ACCCATCTCCCTCTATGTCACCCTTCCCGGTGCCTACAACGCGGGCGGGCCGTCCGTGGTCACTTCGTTCTTCGGGTCTTTCACGCAGACCGGTCCCTTCGGGAGCGTGACGTACACGTGGGGAGGTGGAGCGGGTTGGTACTTCGCTTTCGTGGGGTTCGGCGTGCTGCTTGTTTCAGCCCCCGTGGCGTACTCTGCATCCCGGCGTCTCGCCCGGCAAGGCAACGTGAGGGTCTCGCCGCTGACAATTCCGGCTCCTTCGGCCGGACGGCCCGAGATGTTTTGTCCCGTGTGCGGAAGGCAATATCCCGCCGGCACACAGCTCTGTAGCAGGGATGCAACGCCATTGAAGCAGACGGCGTAGGCCCGGCCCGTTTCGCGGCGGAGGACGGCCTCGGCACCCCGAGCTCGTGACCGGGGGAGCGGGCCGCCGCACCGCTTTCGCAGGATGGCCCTTCCGGCCGACTCGTGGGCGACGGCGCGGGGCACACATTTCTCGGGGAGCCCGCCCCTCGAGAGCCTGGAGGACCCCCGAGTGCAGCACTATGCCAGAAAAATAGCATGCTCCCGGCGGGATTCGAACCCGCGTCTGAGGCTCGAAAGGCCCCGATCCTTGACCGGACTAGACTACGGGAGCGCGGAGGGCGGGTTAGCTCGGGGGTCCATAAAGGCTTTTGCGGGCTCGTCGCCGCACGGAAACTTCTTGTCGGACCCGAGGCTTGGCGGCGGCGATGCCGTGGAAATTCCGGCTCGACACGGAGAACGTGTTCCTGATCTCCGGCATCCTGATCGTACTCCTCGGTTGGATCTCCGACTTCATCGGCCTCATTGTCCTCAAGGAGGCGCCGAGCAGCGGCGGCCACAGCGCGGGGAGCCTCATCAACCGCGTGTTCTTCACCCTATTCGGTCTTTTCTTCGCCGCGGGCGGCGCGGTGTACGAGAACCACATCCGTTTCCTGAACGACGCCGTCTATTCGAAGCGGTACCTGATCCAAGCCCTGTTCATCATCGACGGCGCCCTCCACCTGTTCGCGTTCAACGACCACCTGAACGCGTCCCTCGTGGAGGCCGCGTTCTTCGCGGTGATCGGGCCCATCCAGATCGCCTGCGGCGTCCTGATCACGCGCCTCCCGGCACGGGACGACCCGTACCTCCTCGCCTGGCCCGTGTTCCTCATCGTCCTCGCCCTCATCTCCCTGATCGTCCCGATCTGGCCCCTCTCCGCCGTGGAGAACATCTACGACCTGTGGGTCGTCTCCAAGATCGCGGAGGTCGCGACCGTCCTCATGCTGATCTCTCTGATGAGGGACGACCACACGCTGAACTGGGCGTCCATCAAGCGCGCGGCCCTCGCCGTCGCGGGTCGCTGAGGCGCCCCGCGGTCAGATTTCCCCGACCATCTCCCGCGCGAGGAGCTTGTACTCCTGCTCCTTGAGCGCCGCGGGGTTCGCGGAGATCAGGAGGTACGAGTTGTTCAGGACGACCTTCTCGTTCACCTTCTGGAGGAACCGAAGGAACGAGGAGAAGCCGTTCTGGCCGATCATGTACTCCACGCCTTCCAGAAGGATCGCCGCGTTCTTCGCCTCCGCGGCGAACTCCGCGATCGCGGACGCGATGTCCACGAGCTCCGACGGCGGCACGACGGCCATCCCCTTCCCCTTCTTTCCCGGCGTGCTCGAGAGCCAGATGAACCCGGTGCCCTCGAGCCTGTAGCGGGACCGCAGGGCATCGGGGTGGATGCGCGTGATACAGAGGCCGCGCGCTCCCGCGCCGAGGAGGTCCGTGAACAGCTCGAAGATCCGCTCCGCCTTGGGCTCGCGCACGAGGTACGCGCCGCGGCCTCCGATGTCCCGCTGGGGCACGCTCGGGCCCACGGTCGCGGGCTCCTCGTCCGCGAGTCGTGCGGCCATGGACTCCACCTCGCGGT
The Thermoplasmata archaeon genome window above contains:
- a CDS encoding DUF835 domain-containing protein, which translates into the protein MGDDELRKAFLKGYEEGLKAAWREIGLLTTRGYSSTELSVMAKSKMAVLYREVESMAARLADEEPATVGPSVPQRDIGGRGAYLVREPKAERIFELFTDLLGAGARGLCITRIHPDALRSRYRLEGTGFIWLSSTPGKKGKGMAVVPPSELVDIASAIAEFAAEAKNAAILLEGVEYMIGQNGFSSFLRFLQKVNEKVVLNNSYLLISANPAALKEQEYKLLAREMVGEI